One segment of Drosophila mauritiana strain mau12 chromosome 3R, ASM438214v1, whole genome shotgun sequence DNA contains the following:
- the LOC117144270 gene encoding uncharacterized protein LOC117144270, whose amino-acid sequence MSDGQMTNQLNVQQQEQHPLLSAISGNNYAQTQRVHYYPNHYYPSHYLPGHYHQGHQGYQGQQGRPPLLAAASSHNGAYAATAAGSGHSGYGGIEPSVEYELQHDPPSGSFSSFHPSSAGSGPAYPSAHHPPPGPPPHPPPTKSSKKSKKSSGSVMNALTLLSFFFFVNMLQNCLKDHMADMNPTVMVLTASGTRNRFNKLAEMNSREQTSTTATESATASAAASSWNHQAALVPAVEPSVPPSIVTPTVVLQSPYSGHTEMANKPPHRQPTEYQSNPQQNHHDYRPHIANDDAYNYGQRRPPPQTFSTSDASDFYPNRTHIDHSSRPDFESESGSDYYQHHYNPYAGTNSRRHPWSYGRQRYSSAPWSSASLGAQSGVSSYLDNAQRRQGDDDDGHGYGYGYGHRDRDRDRDTDADGYWDEDENGQQRRRSDAFYTRTRIN is encoded by the exons ATGTCCGACGGCCAAATGACAAATCAACTCAACGTGCAACAGCAGGAACAACATCCGCTGCTGTCAGCCATCTCCGGAAATAATTATGC TCAAACGCAGCGTGTGCATTACTATCCCAACCACTACTACCCGAGCCACTACTTGCCGGGCCATTACCACCAAGGACACCAAGGATACCAGGGGCAGCAGGGACGACCACCGCTCCTGGCGGCCGCTAGCAGCCACAACGGTGCTTATGCGGCCACGGCGGCTGGCAGCGGACACTCCGGCTACGG CGGCATAGAGCCATCCGTGGAGTACGAGCTGCAGCATGACCCACCCTCGGGTAGCTTCTCCTCCTTTCATCCGAGCAGTGCAGGCAGTGGGCCCGCATATCCATCTGCCCACCATCCCCCGCCTGGGCCACCACCGCATCCTCCGCCCACCAAATCGTCAAAGAAATCGAAGAAGAGCAGCGGCTCGGTGATGAACGCACTAACGCTGCTCTCGTTCTTCTTCTTTGTGAACATGCTGCAGAACTGCCTGAAGGATCATATGGCGGACATGAATCCCACCGTGATGGTGCTCACAGCCAGCGGCACTCGCAACCGTTTCAACAAATTAGCCGAGATGAATTCACGCGAACAGACCTCCACAACGGCCACCGAATCGGCAACGGCGTCGGCAGCGGCATCATCTTGGAATCATCAGGCTGCTTTAGTTCCGGCCGTCGAGCCGAGTGTGCCGCCCTCCATTGTTACGCCCACGGTGGTGCTGCAATCGCCCTACAGCGGTCACACTGAGATGGCCAATAAGCCGCCCCACCGCCAGCCAACGGAGTACCAGTCGAACCCTCAGCAAAATCACCACGATTATCGGCCCCACATCGCGAATGATGATGCTTATAATTACGGGCAGCGCAGACCTCCGCCTCAGACCTTCTCCACCTCCGATGCCAGCGATTTCTATCCTAATCGCACACACATCGACCACTCGTCCCGGCCCGACTTTGAATCGGAGTCGGGCTCCGATTACTATCAGCACCACTACAACCCGTATGCTGGCACAAACTCCCGTCGGCATCCTTGGTCTTATGGCAGGCAGCGTTACTCATCCGCACCGTGGTCTTCAGCTTCGTTGGGCGCTCAGTCGGGCGTGAGCTCTTACTTGGATAATGCCCAGCGCCGGCAAGGTGATGATGACGATGGTCATGGTTATGGCTATGGCTATGGCCACAGGGATAGGGATAGGGATAGGGATACGGATGCAGATGGTTACTGGGATGAGGACGAGAATGGTCAGCAGCGGCGACGCAGCGATGCTTTCTATACTCGCACACGCATTAATTGA